Part of the Archangium lipolyticum genome, AATCGGGAGTAATCCTTGCAACTCTCACAGCGCACCCGCAGCTCTCCGCGGACTACCTGCGCCGCCGGATGTCCATCGCCGAGGTCTCCTTCCTGCTGGGCTATGGCGATCCCGCCACCTTCCACCGGGCCTTCAAGCGCTGGTGGGGCCTGAGCCCGGAGGCCTTCCGTCGGACGCGGACGTCCGCCCCGGACTGAATCCCTTGCGTCCTCTCCTCATCGCCCCGTTTTTAGGGTAAAGAGTGTTTTCCAATTTTTAAAGGGAGTGACACATGCGGGGATTGGCGCTCGTGGGTCTGTTGGC contains:
- a CDS encoding helix-turn-helix domain-containing protein, yielding MEFFRLQPASRWGGSGSCPHGTEHQSGVILATLTAHPQLSADYLRRRMSIAEVSFLLGYGDPATFHRAFKRWWGLSPEAFRRTRTSAPD